In one Desulfomicrobium escambiense DSM 10707 genomic region, the following are encoded:
- a CDS encoding 2-oxoacid:acceptor oxidoreductase family protein, with the protein MSAVKAMCTDKAGKGVVIQGNMAFAVGCVRAGIHAADGYPGTPSTEVIDKGLSQVQDMITVGWSVNEAVAAGVGFGHTLAGSDCVVTMKIPGLFQAADVITSAAFYTGQRGSLVYYIASDYTPSSTQHLVDPRYVLKSCCVPVFEPRNHQEMHEAARIAADLGRQFSTPVAVIASGVLCHSEGLVRLMDTAVREKAPLPEKMSDFITLPNRARMFHDQVRTTRIPALRKMVEESPLNTWTKGDGSVGIITHGVNGLFVEEVKAATGQNIDVLSLGFTYPLPMDLIRRFRESVSGPVFVIEDGYRFIQESILAEGIAVQGKGQDETVTEWSPALIAARLGLSSSASASKVASLPRPPMICAGCPYRLFGQIVGKMRKKGKLEAVFGDIGCNTLLHFLNAMDTALAMGASEAKRLGYVLSRPEAASKCLAVLGDGTECHSGMDATRNTIFRNIPGVKVILNNNWTAMTGGQPSPTSPANLAGDPNVFDLNGSLKAHGANVVEVSGYEKKDLEQALKKALADAEAGTFTTLVVTGTCIRKMPKESYGVKMAVDPELCIRCGMCQICSGIEADAEGLPFFNNICTGCVSQNPACAQMCPKGAIAPARDQSACGLTTCPELPAPPASIDLPAVAGGLPPFLSVAIRGVGGQGNLFFGRVMTQLAYLLGYDKQNIVKGETHGMAQMGGPVISTFACGSVHSPVLMPGTTQCLVSMERSEVFRPGFLDMLRPGGTVILADTAIMPPLFKAENYPSVEAVRQALDGYKVIDVDVLSTALGLGDPTGRCANVVMIGVLSTLPPFDSFPTEYWLQALKNVSPKPAVWQANYAAFLAGRELGGK; encoded by the coding sequence ATGAGTGCAGTGAAGGCGATGTGTACGGACAAGGCGGGCAAGGGTGTGGTCATCCAGGGCAACATGGCCTTTGCCGTGGGGTGCGTGCGTGCGGGAATTCATGCCGCGGACGGCTATCCGGGCACGCCCAGCACCGAGGTCATCGACAAGGGCCTGTCCCAGGTCCAGGACATGATCACCGTGGGCTGGTCCGTGAACGAGGCCGTGGCCGCGGGCGTCGGCTTCGGCCACACCCTGGCCGGCAGCGACTGCGTCGTGACCATGAAGATCCCCGGCCTCTTCCAGGCCGCCGACGTCATCACCAGCGCCGCCTTCTACACCGGGCAGCGCGGCAGCCTCGTCTACTACATCGCCAGCGACTACACGCCCAGCTCCACCCAACATCTGGTCGACCCGCGCTACGTGCTCAAGAGCTGCTGCGTGCCGGTCTTCGAGCCGCGCAACCACCAGGAAATGCACGAGGCCGCCCGCATCGCCGCAGACCTCGGACGGCAGTTCAGTACCCCCGTGGCCGTCATCGCCTCGGGCGTGCTCTGCCACAGTGAAGGGCTGGTGCGGCTCATGGACACGGCCGTGCGTGAAAAAGCCCCCCTGCCCGAGAAGATGAGCGATTTCATCACCCTGCCCAACCGGGCGCGCATGTTCCACGACCAGGTCCGCACCACGCGCATCCCGGCCCTGCGCAAGATGGTCGAGGAAAGCCCGCTGAACACGTGGACCAAGGGCGACGGCAGCGTCGGCATCATCACCCATGGCGTGAACGGCCTCTTCGTCGAGGAGGTCAAGGCCGCCACGGGCCAGAACATCGACGTCCTGTCCCTGGGCTTCACCTACCCCCTGCCCATGGACCTCATCCGCCGCTTCCGCGAGAGCGTCTCCGGCCCCGTCTTCGTCATCGAGGACGGCTACCGCTTCATCCAGGAGAGCATCCTGGCCGAAGGCATCGCCGTTCAAGGCAAGGGCCAGGATGAGACCGTCACCGAATGGTCCCCGGCCCTCATCGCCGCCCGCCTGGGTCTGTCTTCTTCCGCCAGCGCGTCCAAGGTGGCCAGCCTGCCTCGTCCGCCCATGATCTGCGCGGGCTGCCCGTACCGCCTGTTCGGCCAGATCGTCGGCAAGATGCGCAAGAAGGGCAAGCTCGAAGCAGTCTTCGGCGACATCGGCTGCAACACCCTCCTGCACTTCCTGAACGCCATGGACACGGCCCTGGCCATGGGCGCCAGCGAAGCCAAGCGCCTGGGCTACGTCCTGTCCCGGCCCGAGGCGGCGAGTAAGTGCCTGGCCGTCCTGGGCGACGGCACCGAGTGCCACAGCGGCATGGACGCCACGCGCAACACCATCTTCCGCAACATCCCGGGCGTGAAGGTCATCCTCAACAACAACTGGACGGCCATGACCGGCGGCCAGCCCTCGCCGACCTCCCCGGCCAACCTGGCCGGCGACCCCAACGTCTTCGACCTGAACGGCAGCCTCAAGGCCCACGGCGCCAATGTCGTTGAGGTCAGCGGCTACGAAAAGAAGGATCTCGAACAGGCCCTGAAAAAGGCCCTGGCCGACGCCGAGGCCGGCACCTTCACCACCCTCGTGGTCACCGGCACCTGCATCCGCAAGATGCCCAAGGAGTCCTACGGCGTGAAAATGGCCGTGGACCCCGAACTGTGCATCCGCTGCGGCATGTGCCAGATCTGCTCCGGCATTGAGGCCGACGCCGAAGGCCTGCCCTTCTTCAACAACATCTGCACGGGCTGTGTCAGCCAGAACCCGGCCTGCGCCCAGATGTGTCCCAAGGGCGCCATCGCCCCGGCCCGCGACCAGAGCGCCTGCGGCCTGACGACTTGCCCGGAGCTGCCCGCGCCGCCCGCATCCATCGACCTCCCGGCCGTTGCCGGCGGCCTGCCGCCCTTCCTGTCCGTGGCCATCCGCGGCGTGGGCGGCCAGGGCAACCTTTTCTTCGGCCGCGTCATGACCCAGCTGGCCTACCTCCTGGGCTACGACAAGCAGAACATCGTCAAGGGCGAGACCCACGGCATGGCCCAGATGGGCGGCCCCGTCATCAGCACCTTCGCCTGCGGCAGCGTCCACTCGCCCGTGCTCATGCCCGGCACCACCCAGTGCCTGGTCAGCATGGAGCGCAGTGAAGTCTTCCGTCCCGGCTTCCTGGACATGCTCCGGCCCGGCGGCACGGTCATCCTGGCCGACACGGCCATCATGCCCCCGCTCTTCAAGGCCGAGAACTACCCCTCTGTCGAGGCCGTGCGCCAGGCCCTGGATGGGTACAAGGTCATCGACGTCGACGTCCTGAGCACCGCCCTGGGCCTGGGCGACCCCACGGGCCGCTGCGCCAACGTGGTCATGATCGGCGTCCTCAGCACCCTGCCGCCCTTCGACTCCTTCCCCACGGAGTACTGGCTGCAGGCCCTCAAGAACGTCAGCCCCAAGCCGGCCGTCTGGCAGGCCAACTACGCGGCCTTCCTGGCCGGGCGGGAGTTGGGGGGGAAGTAG
- a CDS encoding tetratricopeptide repeat protein — translation MKKFALLCLLCLALAGCGAKAGSRGMSSGSMTDKEVDLRLNLVESHISGRQYQIALQELIKVESAADHLSRYHFDAGLIYLGLDELEKSQEGFAKAAEIDEDFAEAWNNLGKVLEAQGKDAEAEAAYRKAFGILTYVTPEFAAYNLGSLLLRKGRAKEAEDFGRKALARNWRFIPAYKLLSDAFIAQNRMDDAESVLKSGLEADMNSTSTMLALAEHQVRIGKTMEAKELFERIASKYPKSGEAKAARDYLDLLQ, via the coding sequence ATGAAGAAGTTCGCGCTGCTCTGCCTTCTCTGTCTGGCCCTTGCCGGGTGCGGGGCCAAGGCCGGCTCCAGGGGGATGTCCTCAGGCAGCATGACCGACAAGGAAGTGGACCTGCGGCTCAACCTCGTCGAGTCCCACATCAGCGGCCGTCAGTACCAGATCGCCCTGCAGGAGCTCATCAAGGTCGAGAGTGCGGCCGACCACCTCTCGCGGTACCATTTCGACGCGGGCCTCATCTACCTGGGCCTGGACGAACTGGAGAAGTCCCAGGAAGGGTTCGCCAAGGCGGCGGAGATCGACGAAGACTTCGCCGAGGCCTGGAACAACCTGGGCAAGGTGCTGGAAGCCCAGGGCAAGGATGCCGAGGCCGAGGCCGCCTATCGCAAGGCCTTCGGCATTTTGACCTATGTCACCCCGGAGTTCGCGGCCTACAACCTTGGCAGCCTCCTGCTGCGTAAGGGGCGGGCCAAGGAGGCCGAGGATTTTGGCCGCAAGGCCCTGGCCCGGAACTGGCGATTCATCCCCGCCTACAAGCTGCTCTCCGACGCTTTCATCGCCCAGAACCGTATGGACGATGCCGAATCGGTGCTCAAGAGCGGCCTGGAGGCCGACATGAACAGCACGTCGACCATGTTGGCCCTGGCCGAGCACCAGGTTCGCATCGGCAAGACGATGGAAGCCAAGGAACTCTTTGAGCGCATCGCCAGCAAGTATCCCAAGTCCGGTGAAGCCAAAGCGGCCCGGGATTACCTGGACCTCCTGCAATGA
- the hisG gene encoding ATP phosphoribosyltransferase, with amino-acid sequence MADGKQMRIGIPKGSLEEATVKLFAKAGWKVTSHHRNYFPEINDPELTCSLCRAQEMARYVESGLLDAGLTGKDWILENQSDVVVVDDLIYSKASNRPAKWVLAVAGDAPYRRPEDLAGKKIATEFVGFTRRYFQDAGIPVEVEYSWGATEAKVVEGLVDAIVEITETGTTIKAHGLRIIAELLQTNTQLIANKDAWNDPWKRAKIENMNTLLQGALRADKLVALKMNAPSEAVDKVMALLPSMNSPTVAHLHNSDWLSIETVVETCQVRDLIPRLQSVGAQAIIEYSLNKVI; translated from the coding sequence ATGGCTGATGGAAAACAGATGCGTATCGGGATTCCCAAGGGTTCCCTGGAAGAGGCCACGGTCAAGCTTTTCGCCAAGGCGGGCTGGAAGGTGACCTCCCATCACCGGAACTACTTCCCTGAAATAAACGACCCGGAACTGACCTGCTCCCTGTGCCGCGCCCAGGAGATGGCCCGCTACGTGGAAAGCGGCCTGCTGGACGCCGGCCTGACCGGCAAGGACTGGATCCTGGAAAACCAGTCCGACGTGGTCGTCGTCGACGACCTGATCTACTCCAAGGCCAGCAACCGTCCGGCCAAGTGGGTTCTGGCCGTGGCCGGCGACGCGCCCTATCGCCGTCCCGAAGACCTGGCCGGCAAGAAGATCGCCACGGAGTTCGTGGGCTTCACCCGTCGCTATTTCCAGGACGCCGGCATCCCCGTGGAGGTCGAGTACTCCTGGGGCGCCACCGAGGCCAAGGTGGTCGAGGGGCTGGTCGACGCCATCGTCGAGATCACCGAGACGGGCACGACCATCAAGGCCCACGGCCTGCGCATCATCGCCGAGCTGTTGCAGACCAACACCCAGCTCATCGCCAACAAGGACGCCTGGAACGACCCGTGGAAGCGGGCCAAGATCGAGAACATGAACACCCTGCTGCAGGGGGCGCTGAGGGCCGACAAGCTCGTGGCCCTGAAGATGAACGCCCCGTCCGAGGCCGTGGACAAGGTCATGGCGCTGCTGCCGAGCATGAACTCCCCGACCGTGGCGCATCTGCACAATTCCGATTGGCTGTCCATCGAGACCGTGGTCGAGACCTGCCAGGTCCGCGACCTGATCCCGAGGCTCCAGTCCGTCGGAGCACAGGCCATCATCGAGTACTCCCTGAACAAGGTCATCTAA
- the hisI gene encoding phosphoribosyl-AMP cyclohydrolase, whose translation MEQPDFEKCGGLVPVIAQDAASGEVLMLAFMNEDAWNETLRTGEVHYYSRSRNCLWHKGGTSGHVQKVRTIRMDCDRDTVLVKVEQIGGAACHTGRRSCFYRERDAKGQWTDCSPMVFDPKEVYK comes from the coding sequence ATGGAACAGCCTGATTTCGAGAAGTGCGGTGGCCTCGTCCCGGTCATCGCCCAGGACGCGGCCAGCGGCGAGGTGCTCATGCTCGCCTTCATGAACGAGGACGCCTGGAACGAGACCTTGCGCACCGGCGAGGTCCATTACTACAGCCGCAGCCGCAACTGCCTGTGGCACAAGGGCGGCACTTCGGGCCACGTGCAGAAGGTGCGGACCATCCGCATGGACTGCGACCGGGACACGGTGCTGGTGAAGGTGGAGCAGATCGGCGGCGCGGCCTGCCATACGGGTCGCAGAAGCTGTTTTTATCGTGAACGGGATGCAAAGGGGCAGTGGACCGACTGCTCCCCCATGGTTTTCGACCCCAAGGAGGTTTACAAATAA
- the rlmN gene encoding 23S rRNA (adenine(2503)-C(2))-methyltransferase RlmN, whose protein sequence is MRNILELTYPELEEAVRAMGHQAFRARQLWQWLWRKGVRDFSDMTNIARDFRDQLAREWSLGWPETVETQQSTDGTVKLLLRLTDGALVETVLIPDKDRYTQCLSCQIGCPMGCTFCSTGLMGFVRNMTGGEIASQVLVAREHLRTHGLAAEVKNLVYMGMGEPLTNWEEVRRSLQILSHPEGLEFSRRRITLSTCAIKGKLGVFDTEGLALPAISLHAPTQEIREQLMPGAARWPIDDLIKTLQELELKPRERVTIEYILIKGVNDSLQHARQLVRLLSHLKCKINLIAYNPGPGIGYAAPAPEDVLAFEELLRKKGFTVTLRKSKGQDIAAACGQLKTEAERRMNTTHEQGH, encoded by the coding sequence ATGCGCAACATTCTTGAACTAACGTACCCTGAACTTGAAGAGGCCGTCCGCGCCATGGGCCACCAGGCCTTCCGCGCCCGGCAGCTGTGGCAGTGGCTGTGGCGCAAGGGCGTGCGCGATTTTTCGGACATGACCAACATCGCCAGGGATTTCCGGGATCAGCTCGCGCGCGAGTGGTCCCTTGGCTGGCCCGAAACGGTCGAAACCCAGCAAAGTACCGACGGCACGGTCAAGCTCCTGCTGCGCCTGACCGACGGGGCCCTGGTCGAGACCGTGCTCATCCCGGACAAGGACCGCTACACCCAGTGCCTGTCCTGCCAGATCGGCTGCCCCATGGGCTGCACCTTCTGCAGCACGGGGCTCATGGGCTTCGTGCGGAACATGACGGGCGGGGAGATCGCGTCACAGGTCCTTGTGGCACGGGAGCATCTACGTACCCACGGCCTGGCCGCTGAGGTCAAGAACCTCGTGTACATGGGCATGGGCGAACCCCTGACCAACTGGGAGGAGGTCCGGCGCAGCCTGCAGATCCTGTCCCACCCCGAGGGGCTCGAGTTCTCGCGGCGGCGCATCACCCTCTCGACCTGCGCCATCAAGGGGAAGCTCGGCGTCTTCGACACGGAAGGCCTGGCCCTGCCGGCCATCTCCCTGCACGCCCCGACCCAGGAGATCCGCGAGCAGCTCATGCCCGGGGCAGCGCGCTGGCCTATCGACGATCTGATCAAGACCCTGCAGGAGCTGGAGCTCAAGCCCAGGGAGAGGGTGACCATCGAGTACATCCTCATCAAGGGCGTGAACGACAGCCTGCAGCACGCCCGGCAGCTGGTGCGCCTGCTGTCGCATCTCAAGTGCAAGATCAACCTCATCGCCTACAACCCGGGTCCGGGCATCGGGTATGCCGCTCCCGCGCCCGAGGATGTGCTGGCCTTCGAGGAGCTTCTGCGCAAGAAGGGCTTCACCGTGACCTTGCGCAAGAGCAAGGGGCAGGATATCGCGGCGGCCTGCGGCCAGCTCAAGACCGAGGCCGAACGCCGCATGAATACGACGCACGAACAAGGACACTAG
- a CDS encoding HD domain-containing protein: MPQPIKEAASICKTIMRNGYDAYVINAALQRKILATSKDAEVEICTDLDLKGLKSLFPEVAAGEGGIVARMNQGAATFLFHPADMADASHPEACVAQVTGTMLKKLEKDDAFPVNYACPFIPRSRDVYDGFENISGGQIRFQGIPDETLKHDYLRAIRALRFSANYHLPIEENSWMSIIRASRRVLDYVSVTDIMDEWRKVEAENMWRFAELLFDSMILHGLVPELAALSRIFQTFDEETGPVSIWEHTLKVMSHYPEELPYDWYGTLGCLFLNCGKLYAGEVYDGRTTFYQHHRIGAKVARKILKRLRLNTEEVDMIVNLVRNHMRFHFMLTDKGIRRFKAVDDYPRLIEMARADIKARNANYTEFNHNMKMLERADIREELLEPLLNGKQIMDLAGIKPGPAVGLIRDNLLQAQIAGDVNTIEEAERFVLAYREKEQL; encoded by the coding sequence ATGCCTCAGCCGATAAAAGAAGCGGCCTCCATCTGCAAAACCATCATGCGCAACGGCTATGACGCCTATGTCATCAACGCCGCCCTGCAGCGCAAGATTCTCGCCACGTCCAAGGACGCCGAGGTGGAGATCTGCACGGATCTGGACCTGAAGGGCCTCAAAAGCCTTTTCCCCGAAGTGGCCGCCGGCGAGGGCGGCATCGTGGCCCGCATGAACCAGGGCGCCGCGACGTTCCTCTTCCACCCGGCCGACATGGCCGACGCGTCCCACCCCGAGGCCTGCGTGGCGCAGGTCACGGGCACCATGCTCAAAAAGCTGGAGAAGGACGACGCCTTCCCGGTCAACTACGCCTGCCCGTTCATTCCCCGCTCCCGCGACGTGTACGACGGCTTCGAAAACATCTCCGGCGGCCAGATCAGGTTCCAGGGCATCCCCGACGAGACCCTCAAGCACGACTACCTGCGCGCCATCCGCGCCCTGCGCTTCTCGGCCAACTACCACCTGCCCATCGAGGAGAACTCGTGGATGTCCATCATCCGCGCCTCCCGCCGTGTCCTCGACTATGTCTCGGTCACGGACATCATGGACGAGTGGCGCAAGGTCGAGGCCGAGAACATGTGGCGCTTCGCCGAACTGCTCTTCGACTCCATGATCCTGCACGGCCTGGTGCCGGAACTCGCCGCCCTGAGCCGCATCTTCCAGACCTTCGACGAGGAGACCGGCCCCGTGTCCATCTGGGAGCACACTCTGAAGGTCATGAGCCACTATCCCGAAGAGCTGCCTTACGATTGGTACGGCACCCTGGGCTGTCTGTTTCTGAACTGCGGCAAGCTCTACGCCGGGGAGGTCTACGACGGGCGGACCACGTTCTACCAGCACCACCGCATCGGGGCCAAGGTCGCGCGCAAGATCCTGAAGCGCCTGCGCCTGAACACCGAGGAAGTGGACATGATCGTCAACCTGGTGCGCAACCACATGCGCTTCCATTTCATGCTCACGGACAAGGGCATCCGGCGCTTCAAGGCCGTGGACGACTACCCGCGCCTCATCGAGATGGCCCGGGCCGACATCAAGGCCAGGAATGCCAACTACACGGAATTCAATCACAACATGAAGATGCTGGAGCGCGCCGATATCCGCGAGGAACTCCTCGAACCGCTCCTGAACGGCAAGCAGATCATGGATCTGGCCGGTATCAAGCCCGGCCCGGCCGTGGGCCTCATCCGCGACAACCTGCTCCAGGCCCAGATCGCGGGCGACGTGAACACCATCGAGGAGGCCGAACGTTTCGTTCTGGCGTACAGGGAAAAAGAGCAACTCTAA
- a CDS encoding sigma-54-dependent transcriptional regulator yields MANILIVDDDLSLREVLEIALLKKGHTVWTAPDSATALSVLQKQSIALILLDLRLGRESGIDLLVRIRETWTDVPVLMVTAYADAKSAITAMKHGAKDYISKPFELDDLLYTVERTLETARLKEENDWLKGQISRHYGEIIGHSRQMQVVFDLVRRIAPTNINVLLTGESGTGKELFARCIHDESRRCGQPFLAINCGGLPENLVESELFGYRKGAFTGADRNKKGLLEMAEGGTLFLDEVGELAPSTQVRLLRYIQERCFIPLGGTEELRSDVRIIAATNRNVEQCVADGDFREDLYYRLSGVKVHLPPLRERGEDVLDLADHFLDKACRAQKRQLKGFTPEARKKLLAYGYPGNVRELENIVERAVALEPGDAVSSQSLVIYEKIAATEQDGGIHKVLSGQMTLDEYLAEHEHRVIAEALRRCGGHKGRAAEMVGLNFRQFRYRLTKAGEKDEDI; encoded by the coding sequence ATGGCCAACATACTCATCGTCGACGACGACCTAAGCCTGCGCGAGGTCCTGGAGATCGCCCTGCTCAAGAAGGGGCACACGGTCTGGACCGCGCCCGACTCGGCCACGGCCCTGTCCGTGCTGCAGAAGCAGTCCATCGCGCTCATCCTCCTGGACCTGCGCCTGGGCCGGGAGAGCGGCATCGACCTGCTGGTGCGCATCCGCGAGACGTGGACGGACGTGCCGGTGCTCATGGTCACGGCCTACGCCGACGCAAAGAGCGCCATCACGGCCATGAAGCACGGGGCCAAGGACTACATCTCCAAGCCCTTCGAACTGGACGACCTCCTCTACACCGTCGAGCGGACCCTGGAGACGGCGCGCCTGAAGGAGGAGAACGACTGGCTCAAGGGTCAGATCAGCCGCCATTACGGCGAGATCATCGGCCACAGCCGCCAGATGCAGGTCGTCTTCGACCTGGTGCGGCGCATCGCGCCGACCAACATCAACGTGCTGCTGACCGGCGAGTCGGGCACGGGCAAGGAACTCTTCGCCCGCTGCATCCACGACGAGAGCCGGCGTTGCGGACAGCCGTTCCTGGCCATCAACTGCGGCGGCCTGCCGGAGAATCTGGTCGAGAGCGAGCTGTTCGGCTACCGCAAGGGGGCCTTCACCGGCGCGGACCGCAACAAGAAGGGCCTCCTGGAGATGGCCGAGGGCGGGACCCTCTTTTTGGACGAGGTGGGCGAGCTGGCCCCTTCCACCCAGGTCCGGCTTCTGCGCTACATCCAGGAGCGCTGCTTCATCCCCCTGGGCGGGACCGAGGAACTGCGCTCGGACGTGCGCATCATCGCGGCCACCAACCGCAACGTCGAGCAATGCGTGGCCGACGGCGATTTTCGCGAGGATCTCTACTACCGCCTGAGCGGGGTCAAGGTGCACCTGCCTCCTCTGCGCGAGCGCGGCGAGGACGTGCTGGACCTGGCCGACCATTTTCTGGACAAGGCCTGCCGGGCCCAGAAGCGCCAGCTGAAAGGGTTCACGCCCGAGGCCCGCAAGAAGCTCCTGGCCTACGGCTACCCCGGCAACGTGCGGGAACTGGAGAACATCGTGGAGCGGGCCGTGGCCCTGGAGCCCGGCGACGCCGTCTCGTCCCAGTCCCTCGTCATCTACGAGAAGATCGCCGCGACGGAGCAGGACGGCGGGATTCACAAGGTCCTATCGGGCCAGATGACCCTTGACGAGTACCTAGCCGAGCACGAACACCGGGTCATCGCCGAAGCCCTGCGCCGCTGCGGCGGTCACAAGGGCCGTGCCGCCGAGATGGTGGGGCTCAATTTCCGGCAGTTCCGCTACCGCTTGACCAAGGCGGGGGAAAAAGACGAAGATATTTGA
- a CDS encoding dihydroorotase: MAHVDLLIRNVSWQDRDCDLLVGDGKVVELADAGTAQAPEARVVDGGGLTVLPSLIDAHVHLREPGQEYKEDIASGLSAAAGGGFGQVMAMANTSPVNDTASVTRLMLQKAVQAFPNGPWVRPVGALTVGLAGKELAPAGELFRAGCVALSNDGVPVENTELFRRAMEYAADFGLKVIDHCEDPWLGRGGVMNEGEISGRLGLKGVPTVSEAMQVARDILLASYLNLPVHLAHISCRESVELIARAKERGVPVTAETCPHYLLWDETRVGNYDTSVRVNPPLRTRDDVLALRQAVRTGVIDILVTDHAPHAAHEKEVTFADAPNGISGLDTALSLTYELVRSGELDFADIARLWCWRTADIFSLPANRMQPGDPADFVLFDPDLAWVASAEALLSKGKNTPCLDKEVPGRVMAHYLGGEKVFSR, encoded by the coding sequence ATGGCACATGTCGATCTGCTGATTCGAAACGTTTCCTGGCAGGACCGCGATTGCGACCTGCTCGTCGGCGACGGGAAGGTGGTGGAGCTCGCCGACGCTGGAACGGCCCAGGCGCCCGAGGCCCGGGTCGTGGACGGCGGCGGGCTCACGGTCTTGCCGAGCCTCATCGACGCCCACGTGCACCTGCGCGAGCCCGGCCAGGAGTACAAGGAAGACATCGCCTCGGGCCTGTCGGCCGCGGCCGGCGGGGGCTTCGGCCAGGTCATGGCCATGGCCAACACGAGCCCCGTCAACGACACCGCCTCGGTCACGCGCCTCATGCTGCAGAAGGCTGTCCAGGCGTTCCCAAATGGGCCCTGGGTGCGGCCCGTGGGCGCACTGACCGTGGGCCTCGCCGGCAAGGAGCTGGCCCCGGCCGGTGAGCTGTTCCGGGCGGGTTGCGTGGCCCTGTCCAACGACGGCGTGCCCGTCGAGAACACCGAGCTTTTCCGGCGCGCCATGGAGTACGCCGCGGACTTCGGCCTCAAGGTCATCGACCATTGCGAGGACCCGTGGCTTGGCCGCGGCGGGGTCATGAACGAGGGCGAGATCTCGGGCCGTCTGGGTCTCAAGGGCGTGCCGACCGTGTCCGAGGCCATGCAGGTGGCCCGCGACATTCTCCTGGCCTCGTACCTGAACCTGCCCGTCCATCTGGCCCACATCAGCTGCCGCGAGTCCGTGGAGCTCATCGCCAGGGCCAAGGAGCGCGGCGTGCCCGTCACGGCCGAGACCTGCCCCCACTACCTGCTGTGGGACGAGACCAGAGTCGGCAATTACGACACGAGCGTGCGCGTCAACCCGCCACTGCGCACCCGCGACGACGTGCTGGCCCTGCGCCAGGCCGTGCGGACCGGGGTCATCGACATCCTGGTCACGGACCACGCGCCCCACGCGGCCCATGAAAAGGAAGTGACCTTCGCCGACGCGCCAAACGGCATCTCCGGGCTCGATACGGCCCTGTCCCTGACCTACGAGTTGGTGCGCAGCGGCGAACTGGACTTCGCCGACATCGCGCGCCTGTGGTGCTGGCGCACAGCCGACATCTTCAGTCTGCCCGCCAACCGCATGCAGCCCGGCGACCCGGCCGATTTCGTCCTCTTCGACCCGGACCTGGCCTGGGTGGCCTCGGCCGAGGCGCTGCTGTCCAAGGGCAAGAACACGCCCTGCCTGGACAAGGAGGTGCCGGGCCGGGTCATGGCGCACTACCTCGGCGGGGAAAAGGTGTTTTCCAGGTAG
- a CDS encoding aspartate carbamoyltransferase catalytic subunit — MNWRHKDLLEISQLSPAEIGHVFETAARFAEVNQRPIKKVPILKGKSVVLFFAEASTRTKTSFDMAGKRLSADTFSLAKSGSSLQKGESLKDTALTLQAMNPDAIVIRHWDSGAARFLAERLECSVINAGDGWHAHPTQALLDGFTLSRVWDSFEGKTVCILGDVAHSRVARSDVELLTMLGARVRVCAPRTLLPAAITTWPVEVFSDVGRACAGVDAVICLRLQLERQQAGLLPDLREYAGIYGLAPRHLEKANPGVKIMHPGPMNRGLEIASELADCGASLILDQVAAGVAVRMTLLHLYLTRSRVSA; from the coding sequence ATGAACTGGCGCCACAAGGATCTTCTGGAAATTTCGCAGCTCAGTCCGGCCGAGATCGGCCACGTCTTCGAGACGGCGGCCAGGTTCGCCGAAGTGAACCAGCGGCCCATCAAGAAGGTGCCCATCCTGAAGGGCAAGAGCGTGGTTCTCTTTTTCGCCGAGGCCTCCACGCGCACCAAGACCTCCTTCGACATGGCCGGCAAGCGCCTCTCGGCCGACACCTTCAGTCTGGCCAAGTCGGGCAGCTCCCTGCAGAAGGGCGAGAGCCTCAAGGACACGGCCCTGACCCTGCAGGCCATGAACCCCGACGCCATCGTCATCCGGCACTGGGACAGCGGGGCGGCGCGCTTCCTGGCCGAACGGCTGGAGTGCTCGGTCATCAACGCCGGCGACGGCTGGCACGCCCACCCGACCCAGGCCCTGCTGGACGGGTTCACCCTGAGCCGGGTCTGGGACTCCTTCGAGGGCAAGACCGTCTGCATCCTGGGCGACGTGGCCCACAGCCGCGTGGCCCGCTCCGACGTGGAACTCCTGACCATGCTCGGTGCGCGCGTGCGGGTCTGCGCCCCGCGCACCCTGCTGCCGGCTGCAATCACGACCTGGCCCGTGGAGGTTTTCTCCGACGTGGGCAGGGCCTGCGCGGGCGTGGACGCGGTCATCTGCCTGCGCCTGCAGCTCGAACGCCAGCAGGCCGGGCTGCTGCCGGACCTGCGTGAATACGCCGGAATCTACGGCCTGGCGCCCAGGCACCTGGAGAAGGCCAACCCCGGCGTGAAGATCATGCACCCCGGCCCCATGAACCGCGGCCTGGAGATCGCCTCCGAGCTGGCCGACTGCGGCGCGAGCCTCATCCTGGACCAGGTCGCCGCGGGCGTGGCCGTGCGCATGACCCTCCTGCACCTCTATCTGACCCGCTCCCGGGTCTCGGCCTGA